Below is a window of Gopherus evgoodei ecotype Sinaloan lineage chromosome 21, rGopEvg1_v1.p, whole genome shotgun sequence DNA.
GTCTTTGTCACCGAACCatgcctgtggtctttctttacGAGCAACATTGAGGTCTGCTGAATTAGCAGGCTGCCTTATCTGCTTGTGATAGGAGTGACAGcattgtatttcaaaaataaggAACTGTTCTGTTAgcacccccatcccacccctcctcccaatATCATTATCATTGTTAATACTAAGCCGTACTCATTTACATTTGCCAGGAGTGTTTCTTGCTGGTTTTTGCAGGACTGAAGGTGGTCTTGGCTGCCAGGACCAGGCTCCCTGCCCATCTTGTTCCCCCAggctgaagctgcagcagccATCAACCAGAAATTACATTCCACTGCTGGGGAAACTCACCCCTTTTCCTCCCAGGCATGCCTCCAGCATGCTGGGGAACAGGATTACCTGTCCTGGCTCCCCACCGCTCCTAGAAGTGGTGGGCACGTCCCTGCGGTCCCTGGGATGGCCCCTAGGGCACAGACTCTGGGAGTGGGGAAGCTGCACCCTGGGAAGACTGACCCCCCTGTCAGACAGATCCCTTTCCTGACCCTGGCCCTTCAGTGCAGCTCCAGGATGCACAGCCCCGTCCACTCACCCTGCCATACAGAACTTGTGCACAGAAAGCAGATGGGGCTGCACTCGGGCTTGAGCATGGCCCCATCTGCTTTTCTGGCACAGCACTGAAGGGCCAGGGTCCGGAGGGGAGCGGAAAGATGCACCCATATGTAGTGGCTCTCTGCCATTGAAATATAGGATAAAAGGCATCCTGTACTGATAGAGTATGGGACAGACAATTTTCTATTTGAATAAGGGACGTCCCTTGTAATACGGGACTGTTGGCACTGTTAATACCACTGGAGCTTCCAGGATAGAAGAACTGAGCAGctggcacagctccagcagcctgAACAGCGTGACATTCCTGCCTTCTACACTTAACAGCACCACCCACAAGTCTTGTCTCTGGATAGTCCCTACTGATTTCAACAGCTGTGGGTTGGGTCACCTGACGACTCTTCTGCTGTGCTCACAGAAAACTTCCCCATAAAGTAAACAGACGTTATAATTGAGACAAACGGAACAAGCGACAGGAGTTGTGTAATCTTCACAGTCCTGCTGGGGAGCGAGGCTTCCTGTGACACAGCGAACAATGCGGGGAAGAAATGGCTGATTTGTCTCTGCTGAATTTTGCTCAGCTTGTGGGTCTGAGTTTCCCCTCTTGTGTTTCCTGTCAGAGCAGCAGAGAGCTCAGCACAGGAAGAAGCGTCTGTGCCCTCTGCAGttctctgggtcctggccccagGCTTAACCTGCAGAGCTCCGTTCTGTCCCCATCAGGGTGATGGCACCTCAGGCCAAACCTATCATAGTGCCCTTCTGGCTCATGTGTCTCTGCTCCATTGCGTTGGCTGGTAAGTGACCCTCTTCTGCCTACACCTGGGATCCATTCCCCATCTCAGTCTCTCTTCCCCAGGGCTGGGCGCTGCAGGGGTCCCTTGGGATTGTGTCCCACATATCTGGATCCCATTCCCATTGCAGTTGCTCTCCTTACTACAGGGGTTCACCGCCTCTCCTATCTCCAGCTCATCTCCCCAGagggggcccctgggctgcccaGGCGGCTGAGTGTGGAGAGAATGAATGGCCTGGTGCTCTCAGCCTATGACAGCAACACTGGTAGGATGGCTCCCCGCAACGGCTACACCCCAGGGGACAAGAACAGTCACCAGCTCTGGACCGTGCGCAGTGCTCGGTGCCCAGTCTGGGACTCCTGGGTGGAGACCGAGTACCAGGCCCTGGTGCGTGAAGTGAACGCCAGCTCCCCAAAAACAGGTGAGTCCTTGAGTCTCAGCATTCCACTTGACCCAGGAAGGGGATGGTTGGGCGGCTCAAAGGAGTTGGAAGGGAGCTGGGAGAGGACACCAGAGGGGAGTGATTCCCTGATACATAGTGGTTGAAGGGGTACTAGGACTCTGGGGTTCTAACCCAGCTCTCCCAGAGGAGTAATTAGAGCAGGGCAAGCTGGGAGCCGGGACTTCTGGATTCTGTTCCAGTCCTGGGAGGGGAGTGCTCTGGTGGTCAGTtcagacacagattctggctgatgtatCTCTACCAACGGCCCATTAGGTCATTCCTTTCTGTTATTCAAAAAGGGTGCCTGGCAGGATATGTTCAAATCATACACCActacatttaatacatgctacattattattctttatcctttattctaaattatattaataaaatcctactactacaaTTCTGCCCCCAGAGCCCTACTACATGCAGGTCCTGAAGACCTGTGAGCTGGATGATGCCACTGGTGCTGTCCGAGCTGTCACCAGATATTCCCTCAATGGGGACGACGTGCTGCTGTACCAAGCCGACCAGAATCGCTGGTTCTCGATGCATCCAGCGGcctggcgagtggcagagcgctgGAACAGCGAAGGGGAGACTTTTGGTGTGATGAAACTGTTCACACCCCAGCGATGCAGGCTCTGGATTGAAAGCTCTGTGCCATTCACTGCTCAGAAAACAGGTGACATCTCTGCCGATGATCCTGaattcctgacctgcagcccctgcaatCCTATTCCTTGTGATTAATAACACTTTTTTCTCCTGCCCTCAGCCCAGCCCATAGTGCATGTGGCCCTTGTCCCAGGAACTCAGGACCAGCCGTGCCGCCTCATCTGCCATGTGACAGGGTTCTATCCCCGTGACATCGAGGTGGCCTGGGAGCGGGGAGGCCAGTTGGTCCAGGGGGAGCAGCTGACCAGTGGGATCCAGCCAAATGGAGACCCCACCTTCCAGATCCAGGTGTCCATTGAGCTGGGGCAGAAAGGGGTCGgccctactgagcatgtgtgtgtggtgAGACACATCAGCCTGGGGGGTGATCCCCTGAGGATGACCTGGGGTGAGTACTGGGGGGGAAGAGTGGGAAGAGGCTTGGAATGGGGTGCCTTCTATTGAGAGGAGGGCATGGTGGAGGAGTGTGGGTGATGAGGGAGGTAGGTAATGCAGAGCTGGAGTTTTGTGGGGCGCCAGGGGATGGTTAGACAGAGAGAGGTCTTATGGGAGTTGGAGACATGTTTTGAGGGACTCAGAGGGGAGGGAAAACCAGAGAGGGAGTAAGGGGGGGCGCTCACAGAGAGGCAGGGgaggcagtgaatgggatttCTAGCTGCAGGACAGCCATATGGGGGATGGGTGGCTGAGCTGGGCAGACTGGCTGGGGAAGGAACATTGCTAGCTTAGGATTCTTGGGCATGGAGTGGGTGGGCAGGCCctaggggaggggaaaggtggaAGAGATTTTGGGGGCCCATGGCTCAGTGTGTCTTGGGGCATTTCCAGATTCCCAGACCATGGGCCAAGCTCATGTCCCATTGATCATTGCTGGCTGCACCCTCACTGTGCTGGGCGCCGGGGCCCTGGGCTGGTACCTGAGCAGGAGGAAAGGTGAGTGATGCCCCCAGTACCGctcctgagcccccctccccaccctctgcagcagagcgccccctaggACTGAGCTCTTACCCTGCAGCACTTGGTCTCCCAGTCAAGTACcaagccagcctggccctgctttccttgtgatcccagggctctgtgctgaggCCTGGCTGGAGATAAGGGTCATGGCTGTGGGAAGCCCCCCACCAATGTAATCCCCATTGCCCCCTGTCCATGGTTGGGCTGGGTGGTCTAGTGAATAGCATCCACACCTCCTGGGAGGCATTTCTGACTCCTTtgcaggaggctgcagggtaGGTCTGCTCCTCGCAACCTTCCCcttctgagctgggctgctcccttttcaACGCCGTCTCCAATTGGAACATGCTTGCAGGGTTGGAGGGGTGGGGCTAGCTGGGCCCAGTATAGTCTTTTAACCCCTTCCATCCCAGCATGGGGGTTGTATACCAGATCATACCCCTATCCACATGCACCCTCACTCTAGGGGGCAGGAGCGAGCCTCAGGTGGCAAGGTCTCCAGATGAGTAAATTCCTGGTTGGGCTTCCCCTGCAGGGGGCAATAAGGGGCCGTATCACCAGGCGCAGACACAGCCATGGACCATCGACTCTGCTCCAGCCACCGCTAAGACAGCAGGAGGTGCCTTTTCCACGACATTTTCTCTCCTGGATGCCACCGAGTGACCAGATGTGAAGCTGGCTGTGCCAGGGCTATCAGCTGAGCCACATGGACCATCTCTGGCAaagaggagctgctggggggtcACGGATAAGGCCAATATCCCTGAGGTTACAGAGTGGGATGGGATGTACCTCTGCTGAACCTCTGTCCTGTGCTGTTCCCCACTCCCCAATCATCCCTGTGCCCCATAGATGCCAGGCCCCCTAAAACCACCCCTAGTTTCCATTCTTTGTCCTCAGCCAGGCGGCCTCTCAGTCATTCTCCGTTTGTGAATTTGTGGCACATTTAGATACATGACTCATCAGTACAAGTTTCACTTTCAGAAAGTTTTTTTATTAGATTCATGTCATATATATAAACCTCCAACGAACTTACCTAGGTCCCTGAGGCTCTGTGTGCATGTAACTTAGGGATAAGTACGCTGtccctgggaggaagggaagcTGAGGCAAGACTGAGTCTGCTGGACAGctaagagggagagaggagagacacaGTTTAGGATGATGGGCTACTGTTGACTTGCAGGAGGGTAGCAGGCAGCCttctcagaggagggggcagagtcaAATGGTTGAGAAGTGAAAGAGCGGGAAGAAGAACAAGCCTGaccaatagggagtgagatgccTTCCCCGGGAGcttggggagggggtcagggaagCCATTTTGGAGAGTCtgggtgtgtggggagtgggCTGGTTCAAGGCCTGCATGTAGGGTTTCCTCTGAGAACTGGCTTCTGGAGACCTGGGTCGAGATTCCTCAGCTTGGTGCTTTCACTCTTCAAGTTACTCCCAGTTAGTAGAGCTTTGCTGGTAAAACTTCCCCCAGCCAGACTGAGTTAGCACCAGTTACCTAGGTGAGATCTGTCACCACATGGcaagctctgctctggctgctagtcCAGGGCTCCCACCAGCTGTGAGTCTGTCTGAGCGCTAAGGTAGGACACTAAAGTTTGGATTTTTAGTATAGTTTTGTAACCTGCACCTTGAGCTTTGCACCCCTTTGAGGCCAGAGGAAATCCTGGGATCAGAAGCAGCCTGACTCCTGCACAAAGGGGACACCTTCCAGTAGTGATCATCAGCCCCCTGAGGATCATCAtcatctctgaacctgaggatcatttTCAGCATTGTGAGTGCGCCATGTTTTAGTTAGCTGGTCAGGGAATTTGTTTAGGAGACTCCTTACTTCCTGAACTGTTGCCCTGAAGCCAGAGGGTCAGGGTTTGAGGATTTTattacctgctgcctattaaacaaTGGAGGGACTTATCATCTTATACAGGTGTGAGTTTTTTGGGCTCTACTAAACCTAGTCAGCCAATTTGCTAACTGCGGCACAGAAGATACCACGGTCACAGGTCATCAAGGGCCCCTACAAAGTATACGGAGCAACGGGACACTAATTTTACATTTGCTGTATCAGGTCACATGACTGGGAAAATTCAAGGGTATTATCAGTGTGGGCACTGGTGGTCCTGAAACTAGTGTTTTATCCTGTTATATTATGTTATGTTCtatctcctgtttaatataattactaTATTGGATATACTGTATGTGTCTGTGTTATTTCTGGGGAGTCTCCAATTATCTGGCAAGTAAATGGGGGTTATCctgtggttagaattttcctcccaaggTGCCCTGGTGACCCGGCCAGGAAGGAGCAAGGGGGGTGGAGGCATGGTCATATAAATTCATATGGGAAGAAAATAATGAAGTTACACCCTGGTGAGTTGGAAGTGGGATCCGGAATAATCTAGGCTTGTACATCAAAATCTATAAGGGGATTGTCACTAAAGGAGGTAACTGGGTGGATAGGGGATGGTATATATAGTTAAAAACtctttattaataatttttaatttgttgccTTTCATAATGTTAGAAGGttttcccttcaccccctcctctgcttcttgtcatgcagacagaaagcagatgaCAGAAATCCAAAGTGTGGGCCATGGGATGTTTATTGGAGATAGTTCCAAGCAAGCAGATCTACAGCTCTACACGCCAGGAGAGTCTGTTTTCCcagtgttctgttcccagctctgatgccacagagcctgGCCTGTGTCCCCATTCGCCTGTCCCCATTCTCATTTCCCattcccatctcctcctccatagcaggcccaaatatactcACAGTGCACGCCCCTAGAGGTACCCCTTAcaacttatggtcatgttccatttcGAGGTTTGAGGGTCTAGGGTCTTCATCCCAtctcttttgtatcccatgggaggggtaaggagtgaggttgtgctctGGCCAAGGCCAGGCTTTGGCTTTTAGTGTTCTTATGCCTGACTCCCATTCCCCTTGCCCCTCCTAACTGGTTGCTTAACCTTGGCCAGGCAGCCTTCCAGTATACACTCACATATCACACTCCCACCATACCCTGTGACACTTTAGTTCCATCTCTTCTCTCTTTTCACCCATCTCCTCGTGGGCAGGTGTAACACACAGTGTCTTTGACTTTtgttcttatagattcatagattcataaattctagggtcagaagggaccaatgtgatcatctagtccgaccacctgcacaaagcaggccacagaaccctacccatccacttctataacaaacccctaacctatgcctgagttactgaagtcctcaaattgtagtttgaagacctcaagctgcagagaatccaccagcaagtgacccatgccccacgctgcaggggaaggttacAAAGACTGGTGCAGGTCCACTTcctttgatgaagtggtgaactagGTAATGAACTTACCCTGACCAGATGTCTGACCAGTGCAAGACGGGACAGTTCTGCGGTGCAAGACTGGTGAGCTGGGAGAAACTGGCTGAAAGCTCTCTATTATTgtttcatgagtggctgggagatcgTTCATATAACTTAGTTGGGTGTGTCCTTAGTTGGGTGTGTCCCGTAAGTGGCTGTGTAAGTGAAGTAGCTACC
It encodes the following:
- the LOC115638287 gene encoding H-2 class II histocompatibility antigen, E-S beta chain-like, whose amino-acid sequence is MAPQAKPIIVPFWLMCLCSIALAGVHRLSYLQLISPEGAPGLPRRLSVERMNGLVLSAYDSNTGRMAPRNGYTPGDKNSHQLWTVRSARCPVWDSWVETEYQALVREVNASSPKTEPYYMQVLKTCELDDATGAVRAVTRYSLNGDDVLLYQADQNRWFSMHPAAWRVAERWNSEGETFGVMKLFTPQRCRLWIESSVPFTAQKTAQPIVHVALVPGTQDQPCRLICHVTGFYPRDIEVAWERGGQLVQGEQLTSGIQPNGDPTFQIQVSIELGQKGVGPTEHVCVVRHISLGGDPLRMTWDSQTMGQAHVPLIIAGCTLTVLGAGALGWYLSRRKGGNKGPYHQAQTQPWTIDSAPATAKTAGGAFSTTFSLLDATE